The following DNA comes from Candidatus Poribacteria bacterium.
ATCTGGGAACTTGCGAAAGCAGTGACTATAGGAATTAAAACAGCAACAAGTAACGGTGAAAAACACGGACCAATTTTGATTGATGACCTGGTAATCTGGTACGAAAACCATATTCAAGGATCTATTGAAAATGTGGAGTTGAAAATTAATATACACATAGAGGACATCCGGTCAAGGGCTGTTGCTAAACAAACTGACTCTAATTTGGGCTTTATAATTAATGAACTCATCCGGACCGTAAAAGAATGGAATGTCCTTGCGCAACCGATCCAAGTAAGCAAAAAAAGCAGAGGAGAACGGCATAACGCAAGTTTTGAAATGGTAGGACGCTTTAATGACTTGGCTGCTGCCTTATTCTTTGAATACCGTAAACCTGATTTCTCCAGAAAAATTTTAAATACACTCAAGGACATATTCTCTGAAGTACCAGAAATTGTTGAACAGATTGTTGAGATCTTAAGGGAATTAGAAACACAAATAGGTCTTGTTATAGCAATAGAAAGTTTTGAAAATATCAAGGCACAAGTTGAACAACTCAAGGAGGCTTCGGACGCGAAACAATCAGATTACACTTTAACTCCGATGGTCAATCAACTCATACAATCTGTCAAGTCATGGGATACCGCTACACAACCGGTTGAGGCAAATAGCGGTGTGGCATTTACTGTTAGAGAGGTAGCTCTTCATCTCTGTAACAAACACCGAAAAATTGATTTCGCCATACAGATCACAAACGCGCTAATCGGCGTATTTAATGCAAACAGTGTAGGTGTCGAAGTAGTAACACGTCTTACTGAAGACAAAGCAGCATTAGTTGCAATGAAAAATTTTGAAAACATCAATACACAAGTTGAACAACTCAAGGAGGCTTCGGACGCGAAACAATCGGATTATACTTTATCACCAATGGTCAATCAGCTTATACAATCTGTCAAGTCATGGAACACTACTGCACAAACGGTCGATGCAAATAATGGTGTGGCATTTACTGTTAGAAACATAGCCCTTCACCTTTGGAACGAACATCAAAAACTTGATTTTGCTATACAGATCACAAACGCGCTAATTGGTGTATTTAAAGGGGTGTATGGGATGGATGAGGTAAATAACCGACTGAAAGAAGACATAATGACATTATATGCAATGAATATTCAACGCAGACGGACAATCGAACCGCCACAGAAAAGAGGAGGTACCGGTTGCCTCTTGCAAATCGTCATTTTTGCTATTCTCGCGCTAATCGCAGCTTTTTCACAAGGGTGTTAGGAAAAGTTGTTCCTCATTCTATTGCTCATCTGGAAAATTTGACCTTTTCCCACATTTACGGTATACTTTGAAATATGTTGACACCTCGGACACTGACGAAAACAATTGGAAAAAACAATGTGTAAAGAAATTTCGATGACGGAATTACGGGGAAAGCTTGGCGAATTGCTTGATGGAGTCCACCATAACGGAGATAGGTTAATCGTCAAACGTGCCAATAAGCCACTCGTTGCCATTGTTCCAATTGAGGCCTATGAAAAAACGCTTCAACAAAGGGAAAGAGCTTTTTCCGTCCTGGAGCGAATATGGAAAAAAGTACCAGCAGCGAGCGAAGAAGAAGCACAAGCAGATATTGAACAGGCAATGATTGAGGGGCGCGCGGAGAAAGTCCATAAGTAGATTTTCTGAATAGTTATGTTTGACCCTACCGCTGAACTGAATCACGCTGAAAATTTGACTTTTCGCAAGGTCTATGGTATACTTTAAAATGGCAATTGTCTAAAGTACGCAAGCAGAACCAACATGAAAATCGCTAAAAACCTGACAGACCTCATCGGGAATACTCCGACGATTCGCCTGAACGCCTTGACCGGTAAGGACGATGCGACTATCTTCGCGAAATTGGAGGCTTACAATCCGGGGGGTAGCATCAAGGATCGGATTAGTTATGCAATGATCGTTGATGCTGAGGAACGCGGCATTCTCAGAAAAGGAGATACCATCGTTGAACCCACTGCTGGCAACACAGGTTTAGGACTCTCTATTGTCGGTATCGCGAGAGGTTATCCTGTTACGTTGACGATGCCAGAAAACGTGAGTCGCGAGAAATATGAACTCCTCTCCTCTTTCGGTGCAAAAATTGTGCTAACGCCGGAACACGGTGGCATGGCAAGTGCTATCTGGGAAGCGGAAGCAATTATCAGAAAAAACCCACGGCACTATATGCCGAACCAGTTCACGAACCCTGCAAACCCCGAAATCCATCGCCGTACGACAGCGGTGGAAATTCTCAAGGCGATCGGTACCGACATCGACTTTTTCGTTACAGGGGTTGGCACAGGTGGCACACTGACAGGCGTTGGAGAAGTTTTAAAAACAGAGTGTCCCCACGTGAAAGTCGTTGCGGTGGAACCGAGTGTTTCAGCGGTGCTCTCTGGCGGTAAACCGAGCCCTACCCGCATTGATGGGATTGGCGCAGGGATGATCCCTGAAGTGCTCAACGTTGATGTTATTGACGAAGTCATTACAGTCGGCGAAAAAGAGGCTTACGAAATGATGAAGTCAATCTCAACAACCGAAGGGTTATTGGTTGGGATGTCGTCCGGTGCAAATGTCTACGCTGCATTACAAGTTGCGAAGGTGCAAGGACCCGATAAAACCGTTGTTACGATTCTCCCTGACACGGGGGAACGCTATTTCAGTTTGAGTCGTTATTTTGAAATTGAATCAGACGTTATGGATACGCTTCCGTAAGTTTTTTAACTAAGGGAACACAATTAAAAAATTGAATTATCCAGTAGATCAAACGCTCTGCCAAGAAGTCCTGTTGACGGAGAGTCCCCAAGAAATCCTTTTCTCTCTCTTCAAGCGGTTCAAAGAACGCGCTGCAATCGTCACAAGTGGGCAACTTTCGGGTATGGTTATGATACACTTAGCCGCCGAAAACCAGTTGCCGTTCCGCGTCTGTACACTTGACACGCTGCGTCTTTTTCCTGAGACATACGACTTCTTTGAGAAGGTGGAAGCGCGCTACGGTATCCAAATTGAACAGATTCAGCCCGATCCACAAGAAGTTCAGGAGATGGTTACGCAGCACGGCGAATACCTGTTTTTCGACAGTAAAGCGAAGCAAGAATACTGTTGTAACATCCGAAAAGTTCGTCCGATGCAACGCCTCCTTGAAACGTTAGATGTCTGGATAACCGGTTTACGTCGTGATCAGTCCGAAGCCAGAAAAGAACTCCGAAAGGCAGAAATTATTTCATCAGCGACACACCCCGTGCTAAAGGTGAGCCCACTGATACATTGGACAACCGATGAAGTGTGGCAATTTGTCCGTGAAAACGAAATTCCTGTGAACCCGCTGCTTGAAGCAGATACCCAAGGTCACTATTATGAATCGCTTGGGTGCGTCATCTGTACAACGCCAATAAAACCCGGAGAACCGAATCGGGCAGGACGGTGGCGTTGGCAAAACGCAGCCCACGCACCAGAAAACGACACTACAGAAGAAAACACTAAAGAGTGTGGATTACACTATTCGATTTAATGGTTATCGGTTATAAGTTATAAGTTAAGAGGATCCTTGGAACAGTTTCGTTCCCTGTGAAGGTTTCCACAGAAAACCTCTTTAACTGTTAACCAAAAGGTTTTTCGCAGAAAAACCGAACTG
Coding sequences within:
- a CDS encoding type II toxin-antitoxin system Phd/YefM family antitoxin; this encodes MCKEISMTELRGKLGELLDGVHHNGDRLIVKRANKPLVAIVPIEAYEKTLQQRERAFSVLERIWKKVPAASEEEAQADIEQAMIEGRAEKVHK
- a CDS encoding phosphoadenylyl-sulfate reductase encodes the protein MNYPVDQTLCQEVLLTESPQEILFSLFKRFKERAAIVTSGQLSGMVMIHLAAENQLPFRVCTLDTLRLFPETYDFFEKVEARYGIQIEQIQPDPQEVQEMVTQHGEYLFFDSKAKQEYCCNIRKVRPMQRLLETLDVWITGLRRDQSEARKELRKAEIISSATHPVLKVSPLIHWTTDEVWQFVRENEIPVNPLLEADTQGHYYESLGCVICTTPIKPGEPNRAGRWRWQNAAHAPENDTTEENTKECGLHYSI
- the cysK gene encoding cysteine synthase A yields the protein MKIAKNLTDLIGNTPTIRLNALTGKDDATIFAKLEAYNPGGSIKDRISYAMIVDAEERGILRKGDTIVEPTAGNTGLGLSIVGIARGYPVTLTMPENVSREKYELLSSFGAKIVLTPEHGGMASAIWEAEAIIRKNPRHYMPNQFTNPANPEIHRRTTAVEILKAIGTDIDFFVTGVGTGGTLTGVGEVLKTECPHVKVVAVEPSVSAVLSGGKPSPTRIDGIGAGMIPEVLNVDVIDEVITVGEKEAYEMMKSISTTEGLLVGMSSGANVYAALQVAKVQGPDKTVVTILPDTGERYFSLSRYFEIESDVMDTLP